The following coding sequences are from one Bos indicus x Bos taurus breed Angus x Brahman F1 hybrid chromosome 5, Bos_hybrid_MaternalHap_v2.0, whole genome shotgun sequence window:
- the ARHGDIB gene encoding rho GDP-dissociation inhibitor 2 isoform X2, which yields MTEKAPEPHVEEDDDELDGKLNYKPPPQKSLKELQEMDKDDESLTKYKKTLLGDGPVVADPTAPNVTVTRLTLVCESAPGPITMDLTGDLEALKKETFVLKEGVEYRVKINFKVNKDIVSGLKYVQHTYRTGVKVDKATFMVGSYGPRPEEYEFLTPIEEAPKGMLARGTYHNKSFFTDDDKHDHLTWEWNLSIKKDWTE from the exons ATGACTGAAAAGGCCCCAGAACCACACGTGGAAGAGGATGACGATGAGCTGGATGGCAAGCTCAACTACAAGCCCCCCCCACAGAAGTCCctgaaggagctgcaggagatggacAAAGATGATGAAAGTCTAACTAAGTACAAGAAAACGCTCCTGGGGGACGGTCCTGTGGTAGCAG ACCCAACAGCCCCCAATGTCACTGTCACCCGCCTGACCCTTGTTTGTGAAAGTGCCCCAGGACCAATCACCATGGACCTCACTG GGGATCTGGAAGCCCTTAAAAAAGAAACCTTTGTCCTAAAGGAAGGTGTTGAATATAGAGTCAAAATTAACTTCAAA GTGAACAAGGATATTGTGTCAGGACTGAAGTATGTTCAACACACCTACCGGACGGGGGTGAAAG tgGATAAAGCAACGTTCATGGTGGGCAGCTACGGGCCTCGGCCAGAGGAATATGAGTTTCTGACTCCAATTGAGGAGGCCCCCAAGGGCATGCTGGCCCGAGGCACTTACCACAACAAGTCCTTCTTCACCGATGATGATAAGCATGACCACCTCACCTGGGAGTGGAACCTGTCCATTAAGAAGGACTGGACAGAATGA